The region TTGGGCTTGGAAGAGGCTATTGCCTTTTGTAACCAGACTTTGGATCAAGCTAATGCAAAACTAGAGGAAATTGCTCAGCAGGTCCCTTTTGATATAGGATCGATTGTAAGTGTAGTAGAAAGTTTGAGAATCAATGGCTAAGGAAAGAGTGGATGTACTAGCTTATAAACAGGGCTTGTTTGAAACGCGAGAACAAGCCAAGCGCGGTGTCATGGCTGGCCTAGTCGTAGCAGTCCTGAATGGAGAGCGGTTTGACAAGCCAGGAGAGAAAATCCCAGATGACACCGAACTAAAACTCAAGGGGGAGAAACTCAAGTATGTCAGCCGTGGTGGCTTGAAACTGGAAAAGGCATTGCAGGTCTTTGAATTGTCAGTGGAAGGGGCAACAACGATTGATATCGGGGCCTCTACTGGAGGATTTACCGATGTCATGTTGCAAAATGGTGCCGAGTTGGTCTTTGCAGTCGATGTTGGTACCAATCAGTTGGCTTGGAAATTACGCCAAGACCCACGGGTTATCAGCATGGAGCAGTTCAATTTCCGCTATGCTGAAAAGACTGATTTCGAGCAGGAACCGAGCTTTGCCAGTATTGATGTGAGTTTCATTTCCCTCAGTCTGATTCTTCCAGCCTTGCACCGAGTGCTAGCTGATCAAGGTCAGGTGGTAGCACTTGTCAAACCTCAGTTTGAGGCAGGTCGTGAGCAGATTGGGAAAAATGGAATCATTCGAGACTCCAAGGTTCACCAGAATGTTCTTGAATCTGTCACAACTATGGCAGTAGAGGAAGGTTTTTCAGTCCTTGGTTTGGACTTTTCTCCCATCCAAGGTGGACATGGGAATATTGAATTTTTAGCATATTTGAAAAAAGAAGAGTCAGCAAACAATTGTGTTCTTGCTGAAATTGAAGAAGTAGTAGAGAGGGCGCATAGTCAATTTAAAAATGAATAAAAAAGAGAGACTTGAAAAAATTAGAAGATTTGTGACAGATTATCAAATCGGTACGCAAGAAGAAATTGTAGAACATTTGAAAGAGGCAGGAATCACTGCCACTCAAGCAACGGTATCACGAGATATCAAAGAGCTAGGTATTGTCAAAATTCCTTTGAGAGACAATACCTATGTCTATGAATTGCCAAAATCAATCGTGAAAAGTTTGCAACTGGCTGAAGACAATATCGAATCGGCAGAATTGATGGATAAGATGATCAATCTCCAAGTCATCCCAGGAAATACAGCTTTTGTAAAAGCTCAGTTAACCGAGAATTTTTCTGACAAGATTTTTAGCTGTTTAGCTGATGATAGCTCGATTTTAGTCATTGCCAGAAGTGAAAGTCTAGCTGAGAAAATCTTTGAACAAGTAAAAAATTGGTAGGTCTATATGTTACTTGAAATTTCGATAAAAAACTTTGCCATTATTGAGGCTATTTCCCTCAATTTTGAAAAGGGGATGACTGTCCTGACTGGTGAAACGGGTGCAGGGAAGTCGATTATCATTGATGCCATGAATATGATGTTGGGAGCTCGTGCTACGACAGATGTTATTCGTCACGGTGCGCCAAAGGCAGAGATTGAGGGTCTTTTCTCAGTTGAGAATAGTCGCCTTTTACAGGAAATTTTTGATGAGCAAGGTTTGGAAATGGGAGATGAAATCATCATCCGTCGAGAAATTCTGCAAAATGGTCGTAGTATTAGTCGTGTCAATGGCCAAATGGTCAATCTGTCTGTTTTGCGTGCTATTGGGCAACATCTTGTAGATATACATGGTCAGCATGACCAAGAAGAGTTAATGCGCCCTCAACTTCATATTCAAATGTTGGATGAATTTGGTGATACAGCCTTTTGGGCCTTGAAAGAAACCTATCAAACGAGTTTTGATGCCTATCGTAAAATGCGTAAGCAGGTTCTGGAAGTCAAGAAAAACCAACAGGAACACAAGGCTCGTATTGAAATGTTGGAATTTCAAATGGCAGAGATTGAGGCAGCAAACTTGCAAGCTGGTGAAGACTTATCTCTCAATCAAGAGCGAGAGAAACTTCTCAACCATAAAAACATTGCGGATACACTGACCAATGCCTACAGTATGTTGGACAATGAAGATTTTTCAAGTCTGGCTAATGTTCGTTCAGCCATGAATGACATGGAAAGTGTTGAAGAGTACGACCCTGAATACCGTGAAATTTCAAGCTCTTTGTCTGAGACATACTATGTCTTAGAAGACATTAGCAAACGTTTGGAAGCAATCATTGAGGACCTTGATTTTGATGGTAATCGTCTCATGCAGATCGAGAATCGTTTGGATCTCCTTCATACTATTACCCGTAAGTACGGTGGGACTGTTGATGATGTCTTGCTTTATTTTGCCAAGATTACGGAAGAATACAATCTCTTGACAGGAAATAACCTTTCGTCTGAGGACATGGAAGCAGAGCTCAAGAAATTGGAAGTTAATCTTGTCGACTTGGCAGGTCAGCTTGCATCTGCTCGTCATGATTTGGCTCAGCAGCTTGAAGCTGAGATTAAACAAGAACTGCAAGACCTTTATATGGAAAAAGCCCAGTTTCAGGTTCGTTTTAGCAAGGGAAAATTCAGTCGTGAGGGAAATGAAATGGTTGAGTTTTACATTTCAACCAACCCTGGCGAAGACTTTAAACCTTTGGTCAAGGTTGCTTCTGGTGGGGAATTATCCCGTCTCATGCTAGCTATTAAATCTGCCTTTTCACGTAAAGAAGGCAAGACTAGCATTGTCTTTGATGAGGTGGATACGGGAGTTTCAGGCCGTGTAGCTCAGGCCCTTGCACAGAAGATTCACAAGATTGGCCAACATGGTCAGGTTCTGGCTATTTCCCATTTGCCACAAGTGATTGCGATTGCGGATTATCAATTCTTTATTGAGAAGATTAGCAATGAGCATTCAACGGTTTCGACTGTTCGTCTCTTGACGGTTGAAGAGCGAGTGGAAGAAGTTGCTAAGATGTTGGCAGGTGATGATGTGACGGAAGCAGCCCTGACGCAAGCCAGAGAATTGTTGAGAAACAGGGAGAAATAAGATGACAGACTATTATGTAATTGGAGATGTTCACGGAAAAGCTGGGATGCTGGAAGACCTTCTCAAAACATGGGATGGTCAGACCCAGTTGCTCTTTCTAGGGGATTTGATTGACCGTGGTGAAGATAGTCGCCGTGTCCTTGAAATGGTCAAGGACTTGGTCGATAATCAAGGGGCAATCTGTTTGTCAGGAAACCACGAGTATATGTTTCTGACTTGGCTCGATAACCCAGAAGAAAGTTATGACCATTATCGTCGCAATGGTGGAGATACAACCATTAACTCTATCCTAGGTCGTCCCTTGGATGCACCAGTTGATGGGGTAGAAGATGCCAAGCGGGTTACCACTGAAGCGGCAGACTTGGTCGAATTTATTCGTCAAATGCCGTTTGTGGTAGAGACAGATAAGTATATCTTTGTTCACGCAGGTATTGATTTGACCTTAGACGACTGGCATGAAACCACAGATTACAAGAAAGTCTGGCTTAGAAAACCATTCCACGAAGCCGAAAATCATACTGGGAAAACTATTGTCTTTGGTCACACACCAGTTTATGGTTTGTTGAATCAAGATCGAGGTACAGCTGAGCTTTGGACTACAGAAGATGGCAAGATTGGGATGGACGGAGGAGCTGTCTATGGTGGTGTCCTTCACGGGATTGTCTTTACAGACCAAGGAATGACAGAACACCACTTTATCGAAAATGACGGCTTTGTCGCTGAAGATTAGTACTCCTAACAGGGTATGGTCTTGTCAAAATGTCAAAAACAATTTATAATAAATAGATACCCTGAAAGGAAGAGAATCATGAACTTAGAAGAATTGAAAAAACGACAGGAGAAGATCCGGAACTTCTCTATTATCGCCCATATTGACCACGGGAAATCAACTTTAGCAGACCGCATTTTGGAAAAGACAGAGACAGTATCTAGTCGTGAAATGCAGGCCCAACTTCTGGATAGTATGGACCTTGAGCGTGAACGTGGGATTACCATTAAACTCAATGCTATCGAGCTGAATTATACTGCAAAAGATGGGGAAACTTATATTTTCCACTTGATTGACACGCCGGGGCACGTAGACTTTACCTATGAAGTGTCACGTTCGCTAGCTGCCTGTGAGGGAGCGATTTTGGTGGTCGATGCTGCCCAAGGGATTGAGGCTCAAACCCTTGCCAACGTTTATCTGGCCTTGGACAATGATTTGGAAATCATGCCAGTCATTAACAAAATTGACCTACCAGCTGCAGATCCTGAGCGCGTGCGTACAGAGATTGAAGATGTGATTGGTTTGGACGCCAGTGAAGCAGTTTTGGCTTCTGCCAAGGCTGGTATTGGTATCGAAGAAATTCTAGAGCAAATTGTAGAAAAAGTACCAGCACCAACGGGTGATGTGACGGCGCCACTTAAGGCCTTGATTTTCGACTCGGTTTACGATGCTTACCGTGGGGTTATTCTTCAAGTGCGTGTCATGGATGGGGTGGTCAAACCTGGTGATAAGATTCAGCTTATGAGCAACGGCAAGACCTTTGATGTGACCGAAGTCGGTATATTTACACCCAAAGCAGTTGGTCGTGATTTCCTTGCGACTGGTGACGTTGGATATATCGCTGCATCTATCAAGACAGTTCAGGATACTCGTGTGGGTGATACCGTTACCTTGGCAACCAATCCTGCGGCAGAGCCATTACATGGTTACAAGCAGATGAATCCTATGGTCTTTGCGGGGCTATATCCTATCGAGTCAAACAAGTACAATGACCTACGTGAAGCCCTTGAAAAATTGCAACTGAATGATGCTAGTCTCCAATTTGAACCAGAAACATCTCAGGCACTTGGATTTGGTTTCCGTTGTGGTTTCCTTGGACTTCTCCATATGGATGTTATCCAAGAACGTTTGGAACGTGAGTTCAACATCGACCTCATCATGACAGCTCCATCCGTTATCTATAAGGTTAATTTGACTGACGGTGAGTCTATGGATGTGTCCAACCCGTCTGAATTCCCAGATCCTACCAAGATTGCGACCATTGAAGAGCCTTATGTTAAGGCGCAAATCATGGTACCACAGGAGTTTGTCGGAGCAGTGATGGAGCTAGCTCAGCGCAAGCGTGGGGACTTTGTGACTATGGACTATATTGATGATAATCGTGTCAATGTTATCTATCAAATTCCACTGGCTGAAATCGTCTTTGACTTCTTTGATAAACTTAAGTCTTCGACACGTGGTTATGCAAGTTTTGACTACGAATTGTCAGAATATCGCCCATCTAAGCTGGTGAAAATGGATATCCTTCTCAATGGAGACAAGGTGGATGCCCTCAGCTTTATCGTTCACAAGGACTTTGCCTACGAACGTGGGAAACTCATCGTTGATAAGCTCAAGAAAATCATTCCTCGCCAACAATTTGAGGTTCCTATCCAAGCAGCAATTGGACACAAGATTGTGGCTCGTACTGATATCAAGGCCCTTCGTAAGAACGTACTTGCTAAATGTTATGGTGGTGACGTTTCTCGTAAACGTAAACTCCTTGAAAAACAAAAAGCTGGTAAGAAACGTATGAAAGCTATCGGATCAGTAGAAGTTCCACAAGAAGCCTTCCTCAGCGTTTTGAGCATGGATGAAGAGTAGAAGTATAAAGAAAAGCATTTTATTGTTGATAGACTTTAAATATCAAACAACAAAGATAAATAAAAGAAGATCAAATGGTCTTCTTTTTTATTTGTTTTACGAATAAATAGATGAGTAGAAAAAGAAATGGAGATATTTATGAAAATCACAAACTATGAAATCTATAAGTTAAAAAAATCAGGTTTGACCAATCAACAGATTTTGAAAGTCCTAGAATACGGTGAAAATGTTGATCAGGAACTTTTGTTAGGTGATATTGCAGATATATCAGGTTGCCGAAATCCAGCCGTTTTTATGGAACGTTATTTTCAGATAGACGATGCGCATTTGGAGAAGGAGTTTCAAAAATTTCCATCTTTCTCTATTTTAGATGACTGTTATCCTTGGGATTTGAGTGAAATATACGATGCACCTGTGCTTTTATTTTACAAGGGAAATCTTGACCTCTTGAAATTTCCTAAAGTAGCAGTTGTGGGGAGTCGTGCTTGTAGCAAACAGGGAGCTAAGTCAGTTGAAAAAGTCATTCAGGGATTGGAAAATGAACTGGTTATCG is a window of Streptococcus mitis DNA encoding:
- a CDS encoding TlyA family RNA methyltransferase, which translates into the protein MAKERVDVLAYKQGLFETREQAKRGVMAGLVVAVLNGERFDKPGEKIPDDTELKLKGEKLKYVSRGGLKLEKALQVFELSVEGATTIDIGASTGGFTDVMLQNGAELVFAVDVGTNQLAWKLRQDPRVISMEQFNFRYAEKTDFEQEPSFASIDVSFISLSLILPALHRVLADQGQVVALVKPQFEAGREQIGKNGIIRDSKVHQNVLESVTTMAVEEGFSVLGLDFSPIQGGHGNIEFLAYLKKEESANNCVLAEIEEVVERAHSQFKNE
- a CDS encoding arginine repressor: MNKKERLEKIRRFVTDYQIGTQEEIVEHLKEAGITATQATVSRDIKELGIVKIPLRDNTYVYELPKSIVKSLQLAEDNIESAELMDKMINLQVIPGNTAFVKAQLTENFSDKIFSCLADDSSILVIARSESLAEKIFEQVKNW
- the recN gene encoding DNA repair protein RecN is translated as MLLEISIKNFAIIEAISLNFEKGMTVLTGETGAGKSIIIDAMNMMLGARATTDVIRHGAPKAEIEGLFSVENSRLLQEIFDEQGLEMGDEIIIRREILQNGRSISRVNGQMVNLSVLRAIGQHLVDIHGQHDQEELMRPQLHIQMLDEFGDTAFWALKETYQTSFDAYRKMRKQVLEVKKNQQEHKARIEMLEFQMAEIEAANLQAGEDLSLNQEREKLLNHKNIADTLTNAYSMLDNEDFSSLANVRSAMNDMESVEEYDPEYREISSSLSETYYVLEDISKRLEAIIEDLDFDGNRLMQIENRLDLLHTITRKYGGTVDDVLLYFAKITEEYNLLTGNNLSSEDMEAELKKLEVNLVDLAGQLASARHDLAQQLEAEIKQELQDLYMEKAQFQVRFSKGKFSREGNEMVEFYISTNPGEDFKPLVKVASGGELSRLMLAIKSAFSRKEGKTSIVFDEVDTGVSGRVAQALAQKIHKIGQHGQVLAISHLPQVIAIADYQFFIEKISNEHSTVSTVRLLTVEERVEEVAKMLAGDDVTEAALTQARELLRNREK
- a CDS encoding metallophosphoesterase family protein, whose protein sequence is MTDYYVIGDVHGKAGMLEDLLKTWDGQTQLLFLGDLIDRGEDSRRVLEMVKDLVDNQGAICLSGNHEYMFLTWLDNPEESYDHYRRNGGDTTINSILGRPLDAPVDGVEDAKRVTTEAADLVEFIRQMPFVVETDKYIFVHAGIDLTLDDWHETTDYKKVWLRKPFHEAENHTGKTIVFGHTPVYGLLNQDRGTAELWTTEDGKIGMDGGAVYGGVLHGIVFTDQGMTEHHFIENDGFVAED
- the lepA gene encoding translation elongation factor 4, with protein sequence MNLEELKKRQEKIRNFSIIAHIDHGKSTLADRILEKTETVSSREMQAQLLDSMDLERERGITIKLNAIELNYTAKDGETYIFHLIDTPGHVDFTYEVSRSLAACEGAILVVDAAQGIEAQTLANVYLALDNDLEIMPVINKIDLPAADPERVRTEIEDVIGLDASEAVLASAKAGIGIEEILEQIVEKVPAPTGDVTAPLKALIFDSVYDAYRGVILQVRVMDGVVKPGDKIQLMSNGKTFDVTEVGIFTPKAVGRDFLATGDVGYIAASIKTVQDTRVGDTVTLATNPAAEPLHGYKQMNPMVFAGLYPIESNKYNDLREALEKLQLNDASLQFEPETSQALGFGFRCGFLGLLHMDVIQERLEREFNIDLIMTAPSVIYKVNLTDGESMDVSNPSEFPDPTKIATIEEPYVKAQIMVPQEFVGAVMELAQRKRGDFVTMDYIDDNRVNVIYQIPLAEIVFDFFDKLKSSTRGYASFDYELSEYRPSKLVKMDILLNGDKVDALSFIVHKDFAYERGKLIVDKLKKIIPRQQFEVPIQAAIGHKIVARTDIKALRKNVLAKCYGGDVSRKRKLLEKQKAGKKRMKAIGSVEVPQEAFLSVLSMDEE